A region of Nitrospira sp. CR1.1 DNA encodes the following proteins:
- the gnd gene encoding decarboxylating 6-phosphogluconate dehydrogenase, with protein MELGFVGLGKMGMNMVTRLQQGRHRVVVYDRSPDVVKQAESKGCMGAASLSDLVSKLAAPRAVWVMVPSGAPTEETIQAISALLQPGDTIIDGGNTRFHDDTRRAAELQKKGIHYIDVGTSGGIWGLTVGYCLMVGGETEPVQRLTPVFTTLAPEQGWAHMGGHGAGHYVKMVHNGIEYSMMQGYAEGFELMAKSEYRLDLGKIADVWMHGSVIRSWLLELAVGALKQDPKLEKLKGYVQDSGEGRWMIQDAIDKDVPVPTLTAALFTRFRSRQEESFAEKMLAALRNAFGGHSVRR; from the coding sequence ATGGAACTTGGATTCGTCGGACTCGGCAAGATGGGCATGAATATGGTGACGCGCCTGCAGCAGGGCCGGCACCGCGTCGTGGTCTACGATCGTTCACCAGATGTCGTCAAGCAGGCCGAGAGCAAGGGTTGTATGGGCGCCGCCTCCTTGAGCGACCTTGTCTCGAAACTCGCCGCCCCTCGCGCGGTGTGGGTCATGGTTCCCTCGGGAGCGCCGACTGAAGAAACGATTCAAGCCATCAGCGCGCTGCTGCAGCCAGGCGACACGATTATCGACGGCGGCAACACCCGCTTCCACGACGATACTCGCCGCGCCGCCGAATTACAGAAGAAAGGCATCCACTATATCGACGTCGGCACCAGCGGCGGCATTTGGGGGCTGACGGTTGGGTACTGCCTGATGGTCGGCGGCGAGACCGAACCGGTTCAGCGCCTGACCCCCGTCTTCACGACGCTGGCTCCCGAACAGGGGTGGGCTCATATGGGCGGGCACGGCGCCGGCCACTACGTCAAGATGGTTCACAACGGCATTGAATACAGCATGATGCAAGGGTACGCCGAGGGGTTTGAGCTCATGGCGAAAAGCGAGTATCGCCTCGATCTGGGGAAGATCGCCGATGTGTGGATGCATGGCAGCGTGATCCGCTCCTGGCTGCTGGAATTGGCGGTCGGCGCGTTGAAGCAGGATCCCAAGCTCGAAAAACTCAAAGGGTATGTGCAGGATTCCGGCGAGGGCCGCTGGATGATACAAGATGCGATCGATAAGGATGTGCCCGTGCCGACTCTTACGGCGGCGCTGTTCACCCGCTTCCGGTCGCGGCAGGAAGAATCGTTTGCGGAAAAAATGCTGGCCGCATTGCGCAACGCCTTCGGCGGACATAGCGTCCGGCGCTGA
- the zwf gene encoding glucose-6-phosphate dehydrogenase, translated as MPSPTTPVDIKPVPETVTPVEACTLVIFGGSGDLARRRLIPAVYNLLLDGLLPAKYAVIGLGRKPMTDDEFRNLVKEGIVKHSRQALVEDTWSTFQSHLFYIQGENEDAQTYATLRAKAEAVEQAMQLPGNRIFYLSIPPSSFASVCEGLAQAGLAASAASASPYSRIIVEKPVGRDLASARQINEVTGKVFDESQIFRIDHYLGKETVQNLMVVRFANSIFEPIWNHKYIDHVQITVSESEGVGTRASYYEEAGALRDMIQNHLLQLLCLVAMEPPYSLDPNVVRNAKMEVLRCLRPIVGKDVEQYTVRAQYAEGVAHDQPIPGYRREKGVSSTSTTETFVAVKAFVENWRWAGVPFYLRTGKALPKRASEIAVQFKDIPQILFNANPANPQPANVLTLRIQPDEGLSLRIISRVPGTRAQTHPVEMDFQYSDVFGCPSPEAYERLLLDVMAGDASRFMRRDAVEASWDWVTKILEGWTQQKLRWLPEYQAGTWGPVEAERMIQHDGRTWRIL; from the coding sequence ATGCCTTCGCCAACAACGCCAGTCGATATCAAGCCTGTTCCTGAAACCGTCACCCCGGTCGAGGCCTGTACCCTCGTCATTTTCGGCGGCTCCGGCGATCTCGCGCGCCGCCGCCTCATCCCGGCAGTCTATAACCTCCTGCTGGACGGGCTCCTGCCGGCCAAATACGCCGTGATCGGCCTGGGACGCAAGCCGATGACTGATGACGAATTTCGCAATCTGGTCAAAGAAGGGATCGTCAAACACTCGCGACAGGCCCTGGTGGAGGACACCTGGTCCACCTTCCAGTCTCATCTCTTTTATATCCAGGGAGAGAATGAGGATGCACAGACCTACGCCACGCTCCGCGCCAAAGCGGAGGCCGTGGAGCAAGCGATGCAGTTGCCCGGCAACCGCATTTTTTATCTGAGTATTCCACCCAGCTCCTTCGCCTCGGTGTGTGAAGGATTGGCCCAGGCCGGCCTGGCCGCCTCAGCGGCCTCCGCCTCGCCCTACTCGCGGATTATCGTCGAAAAGCCGGTCGGGCGTGACCTGGCCTCCGCGCGACAAATCAATGAAGTGACGGGAAAAGTGTTCGATGAATCTCAGATTTTCAGGATCGACCACTATCTGGGGAAGGAGACGGTCCAGAATCTCATGGTGGTCCGGTTCGCGAATAGCATTTTCGAACCGATTTGGAACCACAAATATATCGATCACGTCCAAATCACCGTCAGCGAATCGGAAGGCGTGGGGACCAGAGCCAGCTACTACGAAGAGGCCGGCGCGCTGCGGGACATGATTCAGAATCACTTACTGCAGCTGCTCTGTCTTGTGGCCATGGAGCCGCCCTATTCGCTCGACCCGAACGTGGTGCGCAACGCCAAGATGGAGGTGCTGCGCTGTCTCCGGCCCATCGTCGGCAAGGATGTGGAGCAGTATACGGTGCGGGCGCAATACGCCGAGGGTGTCGCGCATGACCAGCCGATTCCAGGATATCGACGGGAGAAAGGCGTCAGCTCGACCTCCACCACGGAAACATTTGTCGCGGTCAAAGCGTTCGTCGAAAACTGGCGTTGGGCCGGCGTGCCGTTTTATCTTCGCACCGGGAAAGCCCTTCCGAAGCGGGCGAGTGAAATCGCCGTGCAATTCAAAGACATTCCGCAGATTCTTTTCAATGCCAACCCCGCCAATCCTCAACCGGCCAACGTCTTGACCTTGCGCATTCAGCCGGACGAAGGCCTCTCCCTGCGCATCATCTCGCGAGTCCCCGGCACACGGGCGCAGACGCATCCCGTGGAGATGGATTTTCAGTATAGCGACGTGTTCGGATGCCCCTCCCCGGAAGCCTATGAACGGTTGCTGCTGGACGTGATGGCGGGTGACGCCTCGCGTTTCATGCGGCGAGACGCGGTGGAGGCTTCATGGGACTGGGTGACCAAGATTCTCGAAGGCTGGACGCAGCAGAAGCTGCGCTGGTTGCCCGAGTACCAGGCCGGAACCTGGGGGCCGGTGGAGGCCGAACGGATGATTCAACACGACGGGCGGACCTGGAGGATCCTGTAG
- a CDS encoding thioredoxin, which yields MIEEVTDHDFARTVEQVSIPVLVEFWQPGCGHCVALLTQLEQLQDEMGTAVKIVKMNVQENFQIPAELEIRSLPALALFEHGAFVRFIGGIGKKEEIRKQLHASVSAQQ from the coding sequence ATGATCGAGGAGGTGACGGATCACGATTTCGCGCGCACAGTGGAGCAGGTCTCCATCCCGGTGCTCGTGGAGTTCTGGCAGCCTGGATGCGGACATTGTGTGGCGCTTCTTACGCAACTCGAGCAGCTACAGGATGAGATGGGAACAGCGGTGAAGATTGTGAAAATGAACGTCCAAGAAAACTTCCAGATTCCTGCCGAACTCGAAATCAGGTCCTTACCGGCCCTGGCGCTATTTGAGCACGGAGCATTCGTGCGGTTTATCGGCGGGATCGGGAAGAAGGAGGAAATCCGAAAACAATTGCATGCATCAGTCAGCGCTCAGCAGTGA
- a CDS encoding HD domain-containing protein yields the protein MTDSPSPANPAPSTDAAHPILTHERSLANKIAKGSEAGDILDQQLAMLGIQLVTQLNVLIKTSRIHGRTNAALDKPVDSILTLVKTLAADHPVALRLQNDFLFLGDSHLKMSSQQMAVFASIIEALNKWHIGGITFASAAESKDFREFAYLFVSLDPEKQTLADLQEALQTAGVKGIALEEPRALQLQPSNDAGTSGTRLGTLAGGPEDVREKRKAIAKGRYAKAASALGDLTKNTRAGGTVSFKQAKRAIQNIVELLMQDESTLLGLTNLRCHDQYTHNHSVNVSLLAMALGNRAGYPKVELADLGLSALFHDVGKCAISLDVLNKPGEFTQDEWAIMRSHPIEGVFTLVKARGINNVPARMASASFEHHMNYDFSGYPKLRVPWSQTVASRIITIADCYDAMTSSRVYRREPMSPANVLKFMFGKSGQSFDPVLLKLFVNCVGIIPIGSLVRLDSGPLAVVIKPAQDKSNAERPMVRVITDAEGTPIEDGPELDLAAQDGTGTYTHNILQLVDNAEYHFDTGRYFV from the coding sequence GTGACCGACTCTCCTTCTCCTGCGAATCCGGCCCCGAGCACGGACGCGGCGCATCCGATCCTCACCCATGAACGGTCGCTCGCCAACAAGATCGCCAAAGGTTCCGAGGCCGGGGATATTCTCGACCAACAACTGGCCATGCTGGGCATCCAGCTGGTGACTCAGCTGAACGTCCTGATCAAAACCTCGCGCATTCACGGTCGCACCAATGCGGCGCTCGACAAGCCCGTGGATTCCATATTGACCCTGGTGAAAACGCTGGCGGCGGACCATCCCGTTGCGCTTCGCTTGCAGAATGACTTTCTCTTTCTCGGAGACAGCCATCTGAAAATGAGCTCACAGCAGATGGCCGTCTTTGCGAGCATCATCGAAGCGTTGAACAAGTGGCATATCGGCGGGATCACGTTTGCCTCGGCGGCCGAGTCCAAAGACTTTCGTGAGTTCGCCTATCTTTTTGTCAGCCTGGATCCGGAAAAGCAGACGCTCGCCGATCTGCAGGAAGCCCTTCAAACGGCGGGCGTCAAAGGGATCGCACTGGAGGAACCTCGAGCACTTCAGCTTCAACCGTCGAACGACGCCGGCACGTCTGGAACGCGGCTCGGGACGTTAGCGGGTGGCCCGGAAGATGTGAGGGAGAAGCGGAAGGCCATCGCGAAAGGCCGCTATGCGAAAGCGGCGTCGGCTCTCGGCGACCTCACAAAGAATACGCGTGCCGGCGGGACCGTCAGCTTCAAGCAGGCAAAACGCGCGATTCAGAATATCGTCGAATTGTTGATGCAAGACGAATCCACGCTCCTGGGGCTGACCAACCTCCGCTGTCATGATCAATATACCCATAACCATTCCGTGAACGTGTCGCTGTTGGCGATGGCCCTCGGCAATCGAGCCGGATACCCGAAGGTCGAACTGGCCGATCTTGGGCTGTCGGCGCTGTTTCACGACGTGGGCAAGTGCGCCATTTCCCTGGATGTCTTGAACAAGCCCGGCGAGTTTACGCAGGACGAGTGGGCCATCATGCGCTCACACCCGATTGAAGGAGTGTTCACCCTTGTCAAGGCGCGCGGCATCAACAATGTGCCCGCACGCATGGCCTCGGCCTCCTTCGAACATCATATGAACTATGATTTTTCGGGGTATCCCAAACTCCGGGTACCCTGGAGTCAAACCGTGGCCAGCCGTATCATCACGATCGCCGACTGTTACGATGCGATGACCTCCTCACGCGTGTATCGCCGGGAGCCGATGTCCCCCGCGAACGTGCTCAAATTCATGTTTGGGAAAAGCGGGCAATCCTTCGATCCCGTGCTGCTCAAACTGTTCGTGAACTGCGTGGGCATCATTCCCATCGGCAGCCTCGTACGTCTCGACTCCGGCCCGCTGGCGGTCGTCATCAAGCCCGCTCAGGACAAGAGCAATGCCGAACGTCCAATGGTACGAGTGATTACGGATGCGGAGGGAACTCCGATCGAGGATGGCCCCGAGCTCGACCTGGCCGCGCAGGACGGAACTGGAACGTATACCCACAACATTCTGCAGCTTGTCGACAACGCCGAATACCACTTCGACACGGGCCGCTACTTCGTCTAA
- a CDS encoding DUF362 domain-containing protein codes for MPFSRREFFHNAGFGVLLLPALLRSPQTILRHLLFDPEGPLVSPKPIPVNPFMREGRSLVVIVYGTDPGRMLARALELLGGIDRLGLGGTRVLLKPNVLNDQPPPSTTNPLVVKAMADMVRANGAAEVVVADGSGIIRLPTSANLTSTGIRAAAESAGAKVLALEDEPWVRLEPPEAKAIGHFYFSRPVHEADVVINMPVIKTHRFAEFSCSLKNFVGAVHPRYRPSVTFWSGDWHERIAEINLAVHPALTVADGTTIMIEGGPTSGTPSKTDLLICSGDRVAVDLTAIALLRSFGALSKLQGRRIGDQRQIRRAAALGLGVESGRGIELVTGAVGPAPPAFFQLVEHIRQELLEP; via the coding sequence ATGCCGTTTTCAAGGCGCGAATTCTTCCACAATGCCGGATTTGGTGTCCTCCTGCTGCCGGCACTGCTGCGCTCGCCACAGACCATTTTACGTCATCTCCTGTTCGATCCCGAGGGGCCGCTGGTTTCGCCTAAGCCCATTCCGGTCAATCCATTCATGCGGGAAGGCCGCTCCCTTGTGGTTATAGTCTACGGCACAGACCCCGGGCGTATGCTTGCGCGCGCCCTTGAGCTGCTTGGCGGGATTGACCGGTTGGGCCTCGGCGGGACCCGTGTCCTGCTGAAACCCAATGTGCTGAACGATCAGCCGCCGCCGTCGACGACCAATCCTCTGGTGGTGAAGGCCATGGCCGACATGGTCAGGGCCAATGGCGCGGCAGAGGTGGTGGTGGCCGACGGGTCGGGGATCATCCGCCTTCCGACATCCGCCAACCTGACCAGCACAGGGATCCGAGCGGCAGCGGAATCAGCCGGGGCCAAGGTGCTGGCGCTTGAAGATGAGCCCTGGGTGCGGCTTGAACCGCCTGAAGCCAAGGCGATCGGCCATTTCTATTTCTCGAGGCCGGTGCATGAAGCTGATGTAGTGATCAACATGCCGGTCATCAAGACCCATCGCTTTGCAGAGTTTTCCTGCAGCCTGAAAAATTTCGTGGGGGCGGTCCATCCGCGCTATCGTCCTTCAGTGACTTTTTGGAGCGGGGATTGGCACGAGCGCATTGCTGAAATCAATCTCGCGGTTCATCCCGCGCTGACCGTGGCCGACGGCACCACCATCATGATCGAGGGCGGGCCGACATCAGGCACCCCCTCGAAGACGGATCTACTCATTTGCAGCGGTGACCGAGTTGCGGTGGACCTCACGGCCATCGCGCTGCTGCGGTCGTTCGGCGCGTTGTCGAAACTGCAGGGCAGGCGGATCGGCGATCAACGGCAGATCCGACGCGCGGCGGCACTTGGATTAGGAGTCGAATCTGGGCGAGGGATTGAACTCGTCACTGGGGCGGTGGGTCCGGCTCCACCAGCTTTTTTCCAGCTGGTGGAGCATATTCGGCAGGAACTGCTGGAGCCATGA
- a CDS encoding sulfurtransferase has translation MCECTASDVKLRLDRGERFYFVDVREDDEFCQDHAAGAIHIGKGVIERDIETAIPNRQEPIVLYCGGGYRSVLAADSLRQMGYTNVISMDGGIKAWRAAGYPIEKGRRP, from the coding sequence GTGTGCGAATGTACCGCATCTGATGTGAAACTCCGACTGGATCGCGGCGAACGGTTCTACTTTGTTGACGTCCGGGAGGATGACGAATTCTGTCAGGACCATGCGGCAGGGGCCATCCACATCGGCAAGGGTGTGATCGAGCGTGATATTGAAACGGCGATTCCCAACAGGCAGGAGCCGATCGTGTTGTATTGCGGTGGCGGGTATCGGTCGGTATTGGCTGCCGACAGCCTCCGCCAAATGGGTTATACAAATGTGATTTCGATGGACGGTGGCATCAAGGCATGGCGCGCCGCCGGATACCCGATTGAGAAAGGGCGGCGTCCCTAA
- a CDS encoding PA0069 family radical SAM protein codes for MTTRGRGGTIARVKPVSNPPNRFETVQREALEPAMRARIQLFEDKTQQILSRNDSPDLPFQWSVNPYRGCFHACAYCYARPSHEYWGFGAGSDFESKIVLKRRAATLLRRAFEKPTWKGELVVFSGNTDCYQPIEATLGLTRACLDVCAEYRNPVSLITKGAMLTRDLDVFTQLHEQAWIRVYFSIAFADDETARAVEPQAPGISARFEAMRMLSEAGIPTGISVAPIIPGLNEQAIPEILSRAKQAGATSATWSLLRLPGHVEQVFIERLCEAFPDRVSKIMHRIREVRGGALSDAEFFSRHHGRGTYWRCIEQLFELGRRRAGFMSDELPVPQTFRRPTGQQSLFCEEESL; via the coding sequence TTGACAACGCGCGGGCGGGGCGGCACCATAGCCCGCGTGAAGCCCGTCTCCAATCCTCCCAATCGATTTGAAACAGTGCAGCGTGAAGCGCTTGAGCCAGCCATGCGCGCCCGCATTCAGCTGTTTGAAGATAAGACGCAGCAGATTCTCAGCCGGAACGACAGCCCTGATCTCCCGTTTCAATGGAGCGTGAATCCCTACCGGGGCTGTTTTCACGCCTGCGCCTACTGTTACGCGCGCCCATCCCATGAGTATTGGGGGTTCGGCGCCGGAAGCGATTTTGAGTCGAAGATCGTGCTGAAGCGTCGGGCGGCAACTCTCTTGCGTCGGGCATTCGAGAAGCCAACCTGGAAAGGCGAGTTAGTGGTGTTTTCGGGCAACACCGACTGTTATCAACCCATCGAGGCGACGCTCGGTTTGACCCGAGCCTGTCTCGACGTCTGTGCGGAGTACCGAAATCCCGTGAGCCTTATCACAAAAGGCGCAATGTTAACACGTGATTTGGATGTGTTCACTCAATTGCACGAGCAGGCCTGGATTCGCGTCTACTTCAGTATCGCCTTTGCCGATGATGAAACCGCGCGTGCGGTGGAGCCGCAGGCTCCCGGCATCAGTGCGCGCTTTGAGGCGATGCGTATGCTTTCCGAGGCCGGCATTCCTACTGGAATTTCCGTGGCGCCGATCATCCCGGGTTTGAACGAACAGGCCATTCCTGAAATACTGTCCCGTGCCAAGCAGGCGGGAGCGACCTCTGCGACCTGGAGTCTGCTTCGGTTACCGGGACATGTCGAGCAGGTCTTTATTGAGCGTCTGTGCGAGGCCTTTCCCGATCGGGTTTCGAAAATCATGCATCGCATTCGGGAGGTTCGCGGGGGAGCCTTGAGCGACGCGGAATTTTTCAGCCGGCATCATGGCAGGGGGACCTATTGGCGCTGTATCGAGCAGTTATTCGAGTTGGGACGCAGGCGTGCCGGCTTCATGTCGGATGAGTTGCCCGTTCCGCAGACGTTTCGGCGCCCGACGGGGCAACAATCGCTGTTTTGCGAGGAGGAGTCGCTGTGA
- the serS gene encoding serine--tRNA ligase — protein sequence MYDLRVLRESLDELRDRLGARGKDVAWEDLRKLTEDRRTQTIQVEELRHQLKKGSEEVARLKREKQPAEEAMAAMKAVGDTIKSFEDRLRVIEEQLAHIALRIPNLPHASVPAGHNEADNVEVRRWGSPPQLSAPAQSHWDLGEALGILDFDRAVRMAKARFAVLTGLGARLERALINYMLDMHTTQHGYREVMPPLMVNRAAMTGTGQLPKFEEDLFQMRDEELFLIPTAEVPVTNLHREEVLPEDTLPIRYTAYTPCFRREAGSYGKDTRGLIRLHQFNKVELVVFAKPEQSYDELERLTSHAEAVLQGLGLHYRVVTLSAGDMGFSAAKTYDIEVWLPSQQTFREISSCSNFEAFQARRANIRCRAKAGKKDSKPEFVHTLNGSGLAVGRTLVAILENYQQPDGTVAIPAVLQPYMGGIQTIARSS from the coding sequence ATGTACGATCTTCGAGTATTGCGGGAGAGCCTGGACGAACTTCGTGACCGGTTAGGGGCACGCGGGAAGGACGTCGCCTGGGAGGATCTGAGGAAATTGACGGAGGATCGTCGTACCCAGACGATTCAGGTTGAAGAACTTCGGCACCAGCTCAAAAAGGGTTCCGAGGAAGTCGCCCGCCTCAAACGAGAGAAGCAACCTGCCGAAGAGGCCATGGCGGCCATGAAGGCCGTGGGAGACACCATCAAGAGTTTTGAGGACCGGCTTCGTGTGATCGAGGAACAGTTGGCCCACATCGCGCTCCGCATTCCCAATCTCCCGCACGCCTCCGTGCCGGCTGGTCATAACGAGGCGGATAATGTGGAAGTTCGTCGATGGGGATCGCCGCCGCAACTCTCTGCGCCGGCGCAATCGCATTGGGATCTTGGCGAAGCGTTAGGCATTCTGGATTTTGACCGCGCGGTGCGCATGGCCAAAGCCCGCTTTGCCGTCCTGACCGGGCTAGGCGCCCGTCTCGAGCGGGCGCTCATCAACTATATGCTGGATATGCATACCACCCAACACGGCTATCGCGAGGTGATGCCGCCGCTCATGGTGAATCGCGCCGCCATGACCGGGACCGGACAATTGCCGAAGTTCGAAGAAGACCTGTTCCAGATGCGAGACGAGGAGCTGTTCTTGATCCCTACCGCAGAAGTGCCGGTCACCAATCTGCACCGCGAAGAGGTCTTGCCGGAAGATACTTTGCCAATTCGCTATACGGCCTATACCCCCTGCTTCAGACGCGAAGCCGGTTCCTACGGCAAAGACACGCGCGGCCTCATTCGTCTTCACCAATTCAACAAGGTGGAGCTCGTCGTCTTCGCGAAACCCGAACAGTCCTATGATGAACTGGAGCGGCTCACTTCTCATGCCGAAGCCGTGCTTCAAGGACTGGGATTGCACTATCGCGTGGTGACGCTTTCCGCGGGCGACATGGGATTTTCTGCGGCAAAGACCTATGACATTGAGGTATGGTTGCCATCGCAGCAGACGTTTCGCGAAATCTCCTCCTGCAGTAATTTCGAAGCGTTTCAAGCCAGGCGAGCGAACATTCGGTGCCGTGCTAAGGCTGGGAAAAAAGATTCCAAACCGGAATTCGTTCATACGTTAAACGGCTCGGGCCTGGCAGTCGGCAGAACCCTGGTTGCCATTCTCGAGAATTACCAGCAGCCGGATGGTACCGTGGCTATTCCAGCAGTGTTACAACCGTATATGGGTGGGATTCAGACGATCGCACGATCCTCATAG